The DNA region AGTGGGCCCTTTAAATGCTAAGCTCCACCTTTGCTTAGAAGGGTCTTTGGGGAGTATAAAAGGGGGTGTAGTTCCTCTCTGCTCCAGAAAAACACCTGCTACTCCTGTCCCCGGGCCCCCAGCCCACCTCTCTCCAGCtgcccaccacctccacctccacctggaTGCCATGCAGCTGCCACCCTTCGACATGTGGAAGGACTACTTCAACCTGAGCCAGGTGGTGTTGGCACTGATCCAGAGTCGGGGGCAAGGGCCGGAGGCCCAAGGGACCGGGGAGCCGAGACCTGGGCCCCAGCTGGAGCAGGatcaggggcagggagggcagggggccagCGGGGAGCTGGTCACCCTGTGTAACTTTTGCAAACACAACGGGGAGTCTCGCCACGTGTACTCCTCGCACCAGCTGAAGACACCAGAGGGCGTGGTGGTGTGTCCCATCCTGCGGCACTACGTGTGTCCCCTGTGCGGGGCCACGGGGGACCAGGCCCACACACTCAAGTACTGCCCCCTAAACGGAGGCCAGCAGTCTCTCTACCGCCGCAGTGGGCGCAATTCGGCCGGCCGCAAGGTCAAGCGCTGAGGACCATCAGGTGCCCACCCCCTGCACCCCCCAGCCCTCCTGGTTCAATCCTCCCAAGTCCCTGGACTCCCCCACTTCCCCGGACTCACCCAGCCCTCTGGAATGTCTGACCCCCAGAACTCCATCCCTGCTGAATCCTGAAACAACGGAGGCTATGGGGAGCCAGACCAgccctgccctttggaactctcAGCCCTTGGGGTTCTGTCCTGGGGGTGTCTGTGGATTCTTGGTGCAGCAGGACCCCTGCCCCTTGGACCATACAGCCCTGTGGCTCCTTCTGGGTCACGGTTCATGGATCTTTAACTCTTCTGGGACACTAGCCCTGCCCCTTTGACTTCTCAGCCCTCAGGGTTCCATTCCTTGTGGAATTCTTGGACTCTTGGACCTACAGGAGCCCACTGTGCTCTCTCAGGCCAACCCTCAGAATTTGGAGAGCTGTAATCAGGCTGGCTTGGACCTTCCAGCCCAAGAACTTCAAGATGGGATTCTGACTTAAACCAGCCTTCTCCGTCTCCTTCAGCCGCCGGCAGACCCACCGTTTCATCATGGACGGCGCCGGATGGGTCCTCCCCTGCTCTCAGCAGCCTATCCAtcaggagctgggggaaggacGGGGCACGCCTGAGGGGCACCATGTCTTCGCAGGCTTATCTGGGGCTGGAGAGCTTTCGGGTAAGCCGATACCCTTGAACTCCCCCTGGTTGTTCTTcccattttcattctgtttcacGGCACTGGTGCCCACCACGGCAAATCACCGATGGGTCCTTTCCCCAGCGAGAGGGCGTCTCTCCGCCATCTCCCAACTGCCCCCAAATCACCATAGTTtgtaaagttccttttttttttcctcccattttttcaTTCTCCAACAGTTAAGTCAACGAAGCTCCCACAGGAAAGGGGTGTGGATGCCCGGATGGGAATGGCAACTGCCTAGATTTTATTTTAGGGGCAAAGAGAAGCCCCAGTCAGATTTTAAGTTGTTCGGTTTTTGGCTCAGGGCTGGGCCCGGGTGTTGAGCTCTAGTAAATTAAAAGCGTTTCTGGTTGTCTTTGAAATCACTATGTCTGTTTCCTgcgaggctgggggagggagggtgggaggatcCGAATTTGGCCCAAAACGTGGGAAGCAGGaggcagagcaggaaggagaCCTGGGTCCCTCCCACGAACGTGACCCCCTTACATCCTCTGACACAGGTCACCTATGGACTGGTCCCCAAGTCCCAGCCTCCACCTTGACTCCAGATTCTCTTTCCCTGTCCTTCCCAGGGCTCTGTCCAGGGTCCCCTCCCAGCCTGCTAGAGCCCAGGTCTTCCAGGACAGACTTCATGGTTGTCCTTAAACTTTAGGCTCCCAGACTCCATTGGAGAGGTGACAAAAAGTATGGTCCCCACCTTGGGGAAACGCACATATGCACAAAATGTTGCATATAAAATCAGggcttcggggcttccctggtggcgcagtggttgagaatcagcctgccaatgcaggggacacgggttcgagccctggtctgggaagatcccacatgccgcggagcaactaggcccgtgagccacaactactgagcctgcgcgtctggagcctgtgctccgcaacaagagaggccgcgatagtgagaggcccgcgcaccgtgatgaggagtggcccccgctcgccacaactagagaaagccctcgcacagaaacaaagacccaacacaaccaaaaataaataaattaattaattaatttaaaaaaaatcagggcttctTTTATTCCATTGTTCCACAcgtatttactgagctcctactttgtgccaggcactgttctgggtatTGGCAGGTACAGcgatgagcaaaacagacaagactcctgccctcgtggagctgacattctagtggggaTGGGGGTGCAGTGACAATCAAGCgataaatatataatgtgtcAGGTgggtgataagtgctgtgaaggaaaaggaGTCAGAGTAAAGGGATGGAGAGTGAAGGAGAGGCTGTTTTATGTGGGGGTGTGGTCAGGGGAGGTCTTTCTGTggaggtgacacttgagcagAGTCCAAATAAATTGAGGAAACCaggagaagggcattccaggcagagatgACAGTGAGTTCAAAGGCCCTAAGGTGGGATCGAATCTGATGTGTTTGCAGAACAAGCAGGAGGCCGGCTTGTTCAGAGAGGCGAAAGGCGTAGGCAGAGAGTTCAGAATCTTGCAGACCTTGGTGAGAATTTGACCTTCATTGTGCATTTTCAGACTCTGCAATCTGTAAGGGTGAGCGGGCTCCACTCTCACATagtcacagagaaaaaaacagagactccCATTAGGGACCTCTGCTCACAGGTCCTTTTCCAAAAACGCAGCTCTGCCCTTAACAGAGATCCCCAAGGCCCCCAAACAATAGCCAAAAGGGACGCCCTAAGCCCGGAGCTGTGGTGTGCACATGCGGCAGGTTGAACCCTGGAGAAAGTGGGGGCTTCATCGGGCAGGAAGCTGACGGCCTCTCACATGTGATGACGGAGAAGAGCTTAATAGTTTAATAAAGGGACGGACTCTGGTAAAGCGTGTGCAGCAGTTATGGAAAGCAACAAGGGGTGGTATACTCAGGCCTGGGGTAGGAGGGAGAATTACGACGGGTGACGGGGTGCATTTTACACTGGAGAAGTGAGGGGGAAGATGCTGAGGTCAGTCTGGGATAGAGGATATGAAGTGCCTGGGGATGTCCAAGGTGAAAGCGTCCAGGAGGCTGCCGGGCACCTGATCTGGGGCTCCGAGGAGAAGACAGAGGATTAGTgatcaagttttgtttttgttttttaatgaattaacttTTTAGTGAATTTTCATTTACTTAGCAGATAATTAAGTGGCAGCGTAGCTCTGACAAGAGCTGAGGACACTTAAGGAGCTGCAGTAATAATGTATCCTGACCTTGATCTCCTCCGGCACCTGCAGAGCTCCACACACCTCTGCCGATGGTTCCCTACTTGCAGCCTCCTGCAGAGCTCCAGGCCAGATTTAGACCCAACTTCCCCCTCAGCCCAGACTCTCACGGAGCCCTGGATGCCCAGTGTATTCATTTCCAAGGGCCACCATGACAAAggaccataaactgggtggcttaaacaccaGAAATGCATTCTCTCActattctggaggctagaaatctgaaatcaagctGTTGGCAGTGCCACACTctctccaaaggctctaggggaggatccttgcctcttccagcttctggtggccccgGGTGGTCCTTgccttgtggcagcatcactcccatctctgcctctgtcttcacagagCTGTCcttttccctctgtgtgtctctctcctcttcttataaggacaccagtcatgtcaGCTGAAGGACctaccctactccagtatgacctcatcttaagtaattacatctgcaatgaccctatttccaaataaggtcacattctgaagtagtaggggttagggcttcaatattaTTTATTCTGGGGGAgttggggacacagttcaacccataacacccaCTGAGAACCTTACGCTCACCATGTCCGTCCTAACTGACCCCATCTCCCCAACTGGGACCTGAGCTGGAGAACTGGGTGtcacctccctttccctccccaacCTGACAGTCACTGCACTCTGTACATTCTGCCTCTCAAACGTCTTCCAATTCATTTTCACCCTTCCCACCGTCCCTGCCCTGGTCCAGTCTCTCCCACCCTGTCCTTGCTCGGCCCCTGACTTCTCCCTTGACTCTGGCTCATAGTCTTGCCCCCTCCCATCCACCCTTCACACAACAGCGGGGGTTCTTTCTAAAGCACACATCACACCCTGCCCATCCTCACTCATTCAAGCTCCTTAACGTTGCCCATAAGGCCCAGCACGGGctgcctctgcttcctggacCCTGACCCTTCATGGAGCACATGGTGGGAGATCATCTAAACCCAGCCCTGGTGGAAGTCAGCTTGCCACCCACTCTGCACCTGCTCCCACTCAGAAAAATACgaacagagaaaaacacacaatcaGGGGGACTCATCACACTTTTATATCCAATTACCTCAAGTTCTATTTGTCTACAATTCCCTGGCCATTCATTCACTGTTTCatgctttctcctctctctcccctatcCTCAGCACCTCCTTCTCACCCTGACCTTGCTTCCTACTCTACTGAGACAACAGAAGGAACCAGGAGACAACATTCACATGCTCCTGAGACTACATCACCACCTGCCTGCCTCCATGCCCTCCCCGTTTACTGTGGCTGAACAGCCCATGCCCCTTAGACCACTTGTGCCTTGAGTCCCACCCACCGTGCCCACTCAAGGACATGACTCCAGcaattctcccctctctcttctgcAGCATCAATCTCCCCCCTTCTGGATCATCCCTTTGGACACACAAACATACTGTGACATCTCCCACCTTAAATAAACCTCTGGAGATCCCGTGGGGAGATACCACCCCATTTCTGTGCTAGAAAGGATCATCTACACTGGCAATCTCTAAACCCTCTCCTGAACCCACCCAATCAAGCTACTGCCCCCACCACACCACCAAAATTGCCCCTTCCAGGATTACTGATGAATTATCACTAGCCCCAGTGGTCAGTTCTCAGTCCTCATCGGACTTGACTTCTAGGCAGCGTTTGGCATCATtaacccttccctcctccttgatTTGCACTTCTCACTGGGCCTCCAGCACAGCAGACAGCGCTGGTTCTCCTTTCACTCTCTGACTGCTCCTCCTCCGTCTCTACATCGGAGTGTCTAGCCTCAAGGCcatggacttctttttttttttaatgtggacaatgtttaaagtctttattgaatttgttacaatatcgcttctgtttttttgttgttgtttcttttttttgtttgtttgtttggctgcgttgggtcttcgttgatgcacgcaggctttctctagtcgtggcgagcgggggctactcctcgttgcggtgtgcgcgcttctcattgtggcggctttgttgcggagcacgggctctaggtgcacgggcttcagtagttgcggcacgcaggctcagtagttgtggtgcacgggcttagttgctccgtggcatgtgggatcttcccagaccagggctcgaacccgtgtcctctgtattggcagacggattcttaaccactgcgccaccagggaaatccactTCTTTTCTATCTACACTTGCTCCCCTGCCAACCTCTCCCAGTCTTAAGTGTCATTATTCACTGACAATTACTAAATTCATATCTTAAGACTGAAACCTCTCCCCTGAAGCCCAGACTCAAATATCCAGCTGCCTACCTGATCTTTGTACTTGGGAAAACTTGAACTCCTGATACTCTTACAGCCCTTTGCCCGTCTTTGCTTCTGGCAGCTCCATTCTTCTGTTACTCAAGCCAAAGTCACGGGAGTCATCTTCAactcctctttctctcacttCCTCTACCCAATTCCACTTCACCTCACCTCAGCAGCTACCACCCTAGCTGAAGCCACCACCACGACCTCTCACCTGAGCCACTGTAGTCACCTCCTCACTGGGCCCCCGATTCCACTCTCGCTCCCTAAAGTCAGTTTCTGCTACCGTTAACACCggagtcagggacttccctggtggcgcagcagttaaggatccgcctgccaacgcaggggacatgggtttgagccctggtaccgggaagatcccacatgctgcggagcaactaagcccgtgtgccacaactactgagcccgtgtacctagagcccgcgcacctagagcccgtgctccgcaacaagagaagc from Balaenoptera musculus isolate JJ_BM4_2016_0621 chromosome 19, mBalMus1.pri.v3, whole genome shotgun sequence includes:
- the NANOS2 gene encoding nanos homolog 2, yielding MQLPPFDMWKDYFNLSQVVLALIQSRGQGPEAQGTGEPRPGPQLEQDQGQGGQGASGELVTLCNFCKHNGESRHVYSSHQLKTPEGVVVCPILRHYVCPLCGATGDQAHTLKYCPLNGGQQSLYRRSGRNSAGRKVKR